A portion of the Desulfovibrio intestinalis genome contains these proteins:
- a CDS encoding methyl-accepting chemotaxis protein, translated as MNFFSNLKVGTKISTMILLLLLFMAAIAFWGIRQVNLVSDEADNMYAIDLHGLAYAKDADIAMLSAVRALYNSIIFPPDIRPRYVQNYTKFTAQATDTLKKLEPLIVEEKTRSLLKNLQQGFSVMDSGYKELIEKAKDTPLEILLDDLVKMRGQVDTVEGMMGDLGTAMMAEAERRALETTRVYEHGRLYSLILLAVALVLGSLYGVCTKRAIANPLASISGKAAHVAAGDLSQTFDMRRSDEIGQLAAALEQMVANLRQRIAEAEEQSKLAQEQSRLAELATEEAHAAQASAEAGHTAILQTAESIEGVTARLYAATEELSSQIQESTRGTDIQRERVDSSATAMEEMNSTVLEVARNAGVAAGGANLAREHALHGESIVRQSVTAIGEVQSDTRYLKTNMESLGHQAESIGTILTVISDIADQTNLLALNAAIEAARAGEAGRGFAVVADEVRKLAESTMNATKEVGEAISGIQQSARESIEAAERTSTELNDTVILVEKSGESLVEIVQDVAAVADQVRSIAAAAEEQSAASEEITRALDEINRMADEGATAMHMCAQAVLELAEQSDGLKNLVNDLRSK; from the coding sequence ATGAATTTTTTCTCCAACCTGAAGGTGGGCACAAAAATTTCAACAATGATTCTTCTTTTGCTGCTTTTTATGGCGGCCATCGCATTTTGGGGAATCAGACAGGTCAATCTCGTAAGCGACGAGGCCGATAATATGTATGCCATCGACCTTCACGGACTCGCCTACGCCAAGGACGCGGACATAGCCATGCTGTCTGCTGTTCGCGCTCTTTATAATTCCATTATTTTTCCTCCTGATATCCGGCCCAGATACGTGCAAAACTACACAAAATTTACCGCTCAAGCCACTGACACGCTAAAGAAGCTTGAACCACTCATTGTGGAAGAAAAAACCAGAAGCCTGCTGAAAAACCTGCAACAGGGTTTTTCCGTAATGGATTCCGGCTATAAAGAGCTGATTGAAAAAGCAAAAGATACCCCGCTGGAAATTTTGCTTGATGATCTGGTCAAAATGCGGGGGCAGGTAGACACGGTTGAAGGCATGATGGGCGATCTGGGTACAGCCATGATGGCCGAAGCAGAACGGCGGGCGCTGGAAACAACAAGAGTATATGAGCATGGCCGTCTGTACAGCCTTATACTGCTGGCCGTGGCCCTGGTGCTTGGTTCGCTTTACGGTGTTTGCACCAAAAGGGCCATTGCAAATCCTTTGGCATCCATCTCCGGCAAGGCTGCGCACGTTGCAGCGGGAGACCTGAGTCAGACTTTCGACATGCGACGCTCTGACGAAATCGGCCAATTGGCGGCGGCCCTGGAACAGATGGTGGCCAATTTGCGCCAGCGCATCGCTGAAGCCGAGGAGCAGAGCAAACTGGCCCAGGAGCAAAGCCGGCTTGCCGAACTGGCCACAGAAGAAGCCCATGCCGCGCAGGCCTCGGCCGAAGCTGGCCATACGGCCATTCTGCAAACTGCGGAAAGTATTGAGGGCGTAACCGCAAGGCTTTATGCGGCAACAGAAGAGCTGTCCTCACAAATACAGGAATCCACAAGGGGAACCGATATCCAGCGTGAACGCGTGGATTCGTCGGCAACAGCTATGGAAGAAATGAATTCCACGGTTCTTGAAGTGGCACGCAATGCCGGAGTTGCCGCTGGCGGGGCAAACCTTGCCAGAGAACACGCGCTTCACGGCGAAAGCATCGTTCGCCAGTCGGTAACGGCGATCGGCGAAGTTCAGTCCGACACACGCTACCTCAAAACGAATATGGAATCTCTGGGCCATCAGGCGGAAAGCATTGGAACTATTTTGACTGTCATTTCCGACATTGCCGACCAGACCAACCTTCTTGCCCTCAACGCAGCCATTGAAGCCGCCAGAGCTGGCGAAGCCGGACGCGGATTTGCCGTGGTGGCCGACGAGGTGCGCAAACTGGCCGAAAGCACAATGAATGCCACCAAGGAAGTCGGTGAAGCCATATCCGGCATCCAGCAGAGCGCCAGAGAGAGCATCGAGGCCGCGGAGCGCACGTCCACAGAGCTTAATGACACGGTCATTCTGGTGGAAAAATCAGGCGAGTCTCTGGTGGAGATTGTACAGGATGTGGCCGCTGTGGCGGATCAGGTGCGAAGCATCGCGGCAGCAGCAGAAGAACAGTCAGCCGCCAGTGAGGAAATTACAAGGGCTCTGGACGAAATCAACCGGATGGCAGACGAAGGCGCCACCGCCATGCACATGTGCGCGCAGGCTGTTCTGGAGCTGGCGGAACAGTCTGACGGTTTGAAAAATCTGGTCAACGACCTGCGGAGTAAATAG
- a CDS encoding HD-GYP domain-containing protein produces the protein MQTPLILSIGTSQALISQLHKALPHCYFVHHSCESTALEDIMIQPPHTILFSPRRDSRGENRYLFLTRLDNLGFAAKTPCIVLSDAFSLEDKRTAFNAGATDYLVQPFTNSELAVRISAVLATRDCRQSLLHLNESLAQSKSVFLKSLATLMAMTDVETGGHLLRVARYTKVLLAHPTVQRYFPGSLSAQARKELSKAAILHDIGKIHIPDSILQKPGPLTCQEFEIIKTHTLYGGEFFHSLRQISDSIFLRFSEEIASSHHEYWNGTGYPRSLQAEEIPCAARIMAVADVYDATRTARVYKNAWSHALSTQYIMDNKGILFDPVIADCFYSRKDVFNNISGRFKKFPLTPSFSI, from the coding sequence ATGCAAACGCCGCTCATCTTGTCTATCGGAACTTCTCAGGCATTGATCTCGCAACTGCACAAGGCCCTGCCCCATTGTTATTTCGTTCATCATTCCTGTGAGAGTACGGCGCTGGAAGACATCATGATCCAGCCGCCACACACCATCCTGTTTTCCCCCCGGCGCGACTCCCGGGGGGAAAACAGGTATCTCTTTCTTACCAGGCTTGACAATCTTGGCTTCGCGGCAAAAACGCCCTGCATTGTCCTCTCTGACGCTTTCTCCCTTGAGGACAAAAGAACCGCGTTCAACGCCGGAGCCACGGACTATCTGGTCCAGCCCTTTACCAACAGCGAGTTGGCAGTGCGGATCTCAGCCGTCTTGGCTACTCGCGACTGCCGTCAATCTCTCCTGCATCTGAACGAAAGTCTGGCTCAATCCAAAAGTGTATTTTTGAAAAGCCTGGCCACATTGATGGCGATGACGGATGTGGAAACAGGAGGGCACCTTTTGCGGGTAGCCCGGTACACCAAAGTCCTTCTTGCGCATCCGACGGTACAACGCTATTTTCCCGGCTCATTGAGCGCGCAGGCCAGAAAGGAACTGAGCAAGGCGGCAATACTGCACGACATCGGCAAAATCCACATACCGGACAGCATTCTGCAAAAACCCGGGCCCCTGACCTGCCAGGAATTTGAAATTATCAAAACCCATACGCTTTATGGCGGGGAGTTCTTCCACAGCCTGCGCCAGATATCCGACTCCATTTTCCTCAGGTTTTCCGAAGAAATCGCAAGTTCGCATCACGAATACTGGAACGGCACAGGCTATCCCCGGAGCCTCCAGGCAGAAGAAATTCCATGCGCTGCCCGCATCATGGCAGTGGCCGACGTGTACGACGCGACCCGAACTGCCCGCGTATACAAGAACGCATGGTCCCATGCCCTATCCACTCAATACATTATGGATAACAAAGGCATATTGTTTGACCCCGTCATTGCGGACTGCTTTTACAGCCGCAAGGACGTGTTCAACAACATTTCCGGCAGGTTTAAAAAATTCCCGCTCACGCCTTCCTTCAGTATTTGA
- a CDS encoding Crp/Fnr family transcriptional regulator codes for MSFAELVTQNHCWKNVSSEKPRLYTKGSTFADGYMYFLVSGRLRLTALSANGGEKIIWYLGDGCCFNEIVLFLESSENAALLPNTASFRYECMEDCYVQKFTSEQVRRLGKRHPELLLNLCQSYSVKVALLAQQVVSLSVESHLTRVCKFLASRIIPGSNPMRARRDLPLFEMAGLLGMHRITLYKALRTAQSRGLLTFDKNSDEVVILQPETFFYEAHGTMSGVKY; via the coding sequence ATGTCTTTTGCCGAATTGGTAACCCAGAATCACTGCTGGAAAAATGTGTCCAGCGAGAAGCCTCGACTGTACACAAAAGGCAGCACTTTTGCTGATGGCTATATGTACTTTCTTGTCAGTGGCAGACTGCGCCTGACTGCGCTTTCCGCCAACGGAGGAGAAAAAATCATATGGTATCTTGGCGATGGCTGCTGCTTCAACGAAATCGTGCTGTTTCTTGAAAGCAGCGAAAACGCGGCGCTGCTGCCCAACACCGCCAGCTTCCGATATGAATGCATGGAAGATTGCTATGTGCAAAAATTTACGTCGGAACAGGTGCGGCGCTTGGGTAAAAGGCATCCCGAACTGCTGCTCAACCTTTGCCAGAGCTACAGTGTCAAGGTTGCGCTTTTGGCACAACAGGTAGTTTCATTGAGTGTTGAGTCGCATCTTACGCGGGTATGCAAATTTTTGGCGTCGCGAATCATTCCCGGTTCCAACCCCATGCGGGCCAGGCGCGATCTGCCGCTTTTTGAAATGGCGGGTCTGCTCGGCATGCACCGCATTACGCTGTACAAGGCTTTGCGCACGGCTCAATCCCGTGGTCTGCTTACTTTTGACAAAAACAGCGATGAGGTGGTCATTCTTCAGCCGGAAACCTTCTTTTATGAGGCCCACGGGACCATGTCCGGCGTCAAATACTGA
- a CDS encoding flagellar biosynthesis protein FlhF: protein MQVKTFTGATSQEILARIKAELGADAVILGNRTYRKNGVVCHEITAGVERAQSDGAAPTSGAPNGWGEWHKEWQQIKDQLFALMKPAIQLERLTPRQRVALEYLQREGISDAVAVDLYQRLLSQPGASVLECLCSMVPVKGWGPGYWNQRLHLMAGPFGFGKTTTALRFALHWRKTQPDARIAFINADCLRGNGRLILRHWAELSNFNYLEAPDKSGMEAALRATAEADAVFVDVPGLDRTTTLARWREEMGLADVEAATHLTLSPYCDPLQTQAFLKRYKSGGPGSLVWTKLDEAVSFGNIVNVAWAAGLPVSALSYGAELKESLSPATEPLVWRLIFKRQIPGQAA, encoded by the coding sequence ATGCAGGTAAAGACGTTCACCGGCGCCACATCGCAAGAGATTCTGGCAAGAATCAAAGCCGAATTGGGGGCTGATGCCGTAATCCTGGGCAACCGCACCTACCGCAAAAACGGCGTGGTCTGCCACGAAATCACTGCGGGTGTAGAGCGTGCCCAATCAGACGGAGCTGCGCCAACCAGCGGGGCTCCCAACGGCTGGGGCGAGTGGCACAAGGAATGGCAGCAGATCAAAGATCAGCTCTTTGCTCTCATGAAGCCCGCCATTCAGCTTGAGCGCCTTACCCCCCGTCAGCGCGTGGCGCTTGAATATTTGCAGCGCGAAGGCATTTCTGACGCGGTTGCAGTAGACCTGTACCAGAGGCTGCTTTCACAGCCCGGCGCATCCGTGCTGGAATGCCTGTGCAGCATGGTGCCAGTCAAAGGCTGGGGGCCGGGCTACTGGAACCAGCGGCTGCACCTCATGGCTGGCCCCTTCGGCTTTGGCAAAACCACCACAGCCCTGCGCTTTGCCCTGCACTGGCGCAAAACCCAGCCCGACGCGCGCATAGCCTTTATTAACGCCGACTGCCTGCGCGGCAACGGACGGCTCATTTTGCGCCACTGGGCTGAACTGTCAAATTTCAACTACCTTGAAGCTCCCGATAAATCCGGCATGGAGGCCGCCCTGCGCGCTACCGCAGAGGCAGACGCCGTTTTTGTGGATGTGCCGGGGCTTGACCGTACCACCACCCTTGCGCGTTGGCGTGAAGAAATGGGTTTGGCCGATGTTGAGGCCGCCACCCACTTGACGCTCTCCCCTTACTGCGACCCCTTGCAGACCCAGGCTTTTCTGAAGCGCTACAAGAGCGGCGGCCCGGGGTCACTGGTATGGACAAAGCTGGACGAAGCCGTGAGCTTTGGTAATATAGTTAATGTCGCGTGGGCCGCAGGTCTGCCCGTATCGGCCCTATCATACGGCGCGGAACTGAAGGAAAGCCTTTCCCCGGCTACCGAGCCGCTGGTCTGGCGACTGATCTTTAAAAGGCAAATTCCTGGTCAGGCGGCCTAG
- a CDS encoding MinD/ParA family protein, whose protein sequence is MSGTFPLVFSVTSGKGGVGKTNLSVNLAICLAQLGKQVVLIDADLGLANVDVVLGLTPQKNIFHLFHEGASVGDILFPTPYGFSILPASSGMSEMLTLSTGQKLELLDAVDELEDDLDYLIVDTGAGISDNVLYFNMAAQERLVVLTPEPTSLTDAYALIKVLKTNHGVERFRVCVNMAPDLKIAKEMFVRLHQACDHFLSGVSLELVGVVPRDTSVRKAVVQQLPFCVSEPQGPASRAVMDLARNITQWEVPENLDGNIKFFWKKLLFR, encoded by the coding sequence ATGAGCGGCACTTTTCCTTTGGTATTTTCCGTCACTTCGGGCAAGGGCGGCGTGGGCAAGACCAACCTTTCGGTCAATCTGGCCATATGCCTTGCACAGCTTGGCAAACAGGTGGTGCTCATTGACGCTGACCTGGGCCTTGCCAACGTTGACGTGGTGCTTGGCCTGACCCCGCAGAAAAACATTTTCCACCTGTTCCACGAAGGGGCCAGTGTAGGGGATATTCTTTTCCCCACGCCTTACGGATTTTCCATCCTGCCCGCGTCTTCGGGCATGAGCGAAATGCTGACCCTTTCCACCGGCCAGAAGCTGGAACTGCTGGACGCTGTGGACGAGCTTGAAGACGACCTCGACTACCTCATCGTGGATACTGGCGCTGGCATCAGCGACAATGTGCTCTATTTCAACATGGCCGCGCAGGAGCGCCTTGTGGTGCTTACGCCGGAACCGACATCCCTTACCGATGCTTATGCGCTCATTAAGGTGCTCAAGACCAACCACGGGGTCGAGCGTTTCAGGGTATGCGTGAATATGGCTCCAGACCTGAAAATCGCCAAAGAGATGTTCGTGCGCCTGCATCAGGCCTGCGACCACTTCCTGAGCGGCGTCTCGCTGGAGCTGGTTGGCGTTGTGCCGCGTGACACGAGCGTGCGCAAGGCAGTGGTGCAGCAATTGCCCTTCTGCGTCAGTGAACCGCAAGGCCCGGCATCACGCGCCGTCATGGATCTGGCACGCAACATTACGCAATGGGAAGTGCCCGAAAACCTTGACGGCAATATCAAATTTTTCTGGAAAAAACTGCTTTTCCGCTAG
- a CDS encoding FliA/WhiG family RNA polymerase sigma factor, which translates to MKTGTAQAHIPCPWEALETGAIAWENFSPAEQESVVRHYAPKIRFLALRLKAKLPRSVELGELISSGTLGLMEALGKFRPQLGIRFETYAESRIRGAMLDELRRLDWFPRSLRQRVRVLDEAMRKVEHEQGRQATEQELQDITGLTLRDVRQGLEALQNQLWLSLDSIQDTLAGDGQEPGGEPYRNTAFRELVERVAPLIERLTPREKLVLSLYYTDELNMRETAEVMGITEGRVSQLHSQALGRLRKEFISLYGEGADIS; encoded by the coding sequence ATGAAGACCGGCACAGCCCAAGCGCACATACCCTGCCCCTGGGAAGCGCTCGAAACCGGGGCCATAGCCTGGGAAAACTTTTCTCCGGCGGAGCAGGAATCAGTGGTGCGTCATTATGCACCCAAAATACGCTTTCTGGCTTTACGCCTTAAAGCCAAACTGCCCCGCAGCGTGGAACTGGGCGAACTTATCAGCTCCGGCACTCTGGGCCTTATGGAGGCCCTTGGCAAATTTCGCCCCCAGCTGGGCATACGGTTTGAAACCTATGCCGAAAGCCGCATACGCGGAGCCATGCTGGACGAACTGCGCAGACTGGACTGGTTTCCCCGTTCGTTGCGCCAGCGTGTGCGCGTGCTGGACGAAGCCATGCGCAAGGTGGAACACGAGCAGGGCCGTCAGGCAACGGAGCAGGAACTGCAAGACATCACCGGCCTCACTTTGCGAGACGTGCGCCAGGGCCTTGAAGCTCTGCAAAACCAGCTTTGGCTGTCTTTGGATTCCATTCAGGACACGCTTGCAGGTGATGGTCAGGAGCCGGGTGGCGAACCTTACCGCAATACTGCTTTCCGTGAATTGGTGGAACGGGTTGCTCCGCTTATTGAGCGCTTGACGCCAAGAGAAAAGCTGGTACTGTCGCTCTACTATACTGATGAGTTAAATATGCGTGAGACTGCTGAAGTTATGGGCATCACAGAAGGCCGCGTATCACAATTGCACTCACAGGCCTTGGGCCGTCTGCGCAAAGAGTTCATCAGCCTGTATGGTGAGGGCGCTGACATATCATAG